Genomic DNA from Felis catus isolate Fca126 chromosome E3, F.catus_Fca126_mat1.0, whole genome shotgun sequence:
tcatttatttatttattttttaatgtttatttttgagagagagacagagcagaagcaggggaggggcagagtgagagggagacacagaatcggaagcaggctccaggctctgagctgtcagcacagagcccaaggcggggctcgaactcacgaaccgtgaggtcatgacctgagccgaagtcggacgctcaaccgatggagccacccaggcgccccgtggactGTCCACTTTTAAATAGTTAATTTACGTTAGGTGAATCTCACTTGCATTTGAAAAACcaaaaccggggtgcctgggtggctccgtcgctTGAGcgtcctgacttcggctcaggtcatgatctcgagatgggagtccaagccccgcatggggcttcGTGccgacggtgcagagcctgcttaggattctctctttccctctctgcccttcccccacacgcACATACAAgctggctcgctctctcaaataaataaacttaaccaattTTAATaaccaaaagttaaaaatgaaaactgtcgCTTCCCATGGCCAGGTTGAGGGTGCGGGATGGTTGGGTGTGCTTTTCCAGTCCTGGGTGTGAGCTTTCTCCTCTTCATTTTCAAACTAGGGGTCGCCGTGATAAAGTTGAAGAACCCCCCGGTGAACAGCCTCAGCCTGGAGGTGCTGACGGAGTTTGTCATCAGCCTGGAGAAACTGGAAAACGACAAGACCTTCCGAGGCGTCATCTTGACTTCGGTGGGTGCTCGTTGGTTCCCCGAGTTCCGATCACGGCAGGAACCTGCTGCGAGGTCACGTCCACACGTCACATGCTGTAGAATGACCAGGTAGACCCGGATGCCGGTGCCACCAGGGACCCTAGTCCTGGGCCTGGTCCAGGGGGGCCCCCAGTGGTCCTGGCATGCTGTGGGCAGATGGCTCCCCCCAGAGCACCGCGACCTCTGCCCCAGTCCGGCCCCAGGCCGGACTGTGGGGAGAGCCTCAGTGCCCTGCAGTCGGGCCAGAACTCAGGGGAGGGCAGTGAATTGTCTGCAGGGGTGGCCTGGAGCCCGCGCTGATTGGTGACGGGTAGTCCACCAGGATATCCTGTTGGCGGTGGAGCCACTAGGCGTGTTCCCTGGTGGCCACGCTCCCTCGTTCCCCTTCGCCTGGGCCTTAGAGTCAAGTTCTCAGAGGGCAGATTTTCCCTTCTGAATTCTCTAGGGAACCTTGGTGTTGCCTCCAAGAGCCGACAGATGCTGCTGTTTAATGACATCTGTGGGAGGGGTGTCACCGgtgaggccggggagggggcggtcCTCGGCTTGGGCCGGGTAGACCCCATAGACCGACAGGATCGGGGGCCACGCCGGCTCCGGCAGCCCCACCTACTTTGCCAGGAGAGGAAGTAGATGGGAGCGCGGCCTGATGTAACAAGCCCTTCGTCGTGTCAGGAAGAGTCCTGAAGTCGCCTTTTGAGTTGCGGGGAGCCTCCGCATGAGTGTCTCCCAGTAGAAGGGCCACCGTTCTACAGAGACCAGTGAGGACGTCTTGTCGCACCATTGTTAAAGGCAGAGGGTCGCGGTCTCTTCCGGGCAAGGCTTGGCACGTCCACTGGGCACGCGCCTGCTTTCCTTGAACCCTCAGCCGGTCCTGGGTGTGACCTGGTGTTGGTCCAGCTCTGAGCTCTCGGGGTGGGTCTGATGCACACACCAGGGGAGTCCCGTGGAGTGGCCCCCCGGGGAAGAGGGTGGCGCTCCAGGGGCAGGGCTGGCGCTCGTGGGCATGGGTCACTGTGACAGTTGAGGCTGACCTGTCTGGACGTGTTGCAGTTCCCTGGGAGTGTTTTGCTCgggaaaatttctgaaaatattcccTTCGGGAAGTTTCACAGCGTGATTGATCATGCCAGGAAACGAGAGCTGGGAAGACCCATGACCTCTGTCCCTCGACAACAAAGCGGGGCTCCgtgcggccccccccccccgccccggtctcAAAGCGGCACGGCCCCCGGGGGATGGGGAGCCGGCGTGTGTCCCTCCAAAGCCCACATTGTCCCCGGGACTGTGTCATCTTACAAATGTGTCTCCGTGTGTCTTCGGCTGGGTGCCTACTGTGTCTGCAGCACAAGGCCTGCCCAGTGGGCCCTCAGCAGATGACGGTGCGACCTGACGCTGCTCTTGTGGGGACACACGATAGAGGCCGCACACGAGGGCTCGCGACAACAGCAGCGCGTTTTTCTCCGCTCTCCTGGAGCGTCCCTCTCCACTTCTTGCAGCTGCTGCCGGGTCCTGGCACCCCTGTATCCCGCCTCCTCCACCCCGGGTCTCTGTGTCCACGTTTCCCTCCCCTTAGAAGGACCCCTGCTCTCACGTGGTCTCACGTTGGTCACATCTGCGAAGACCCTGTTTTGAAGACAGTCACGCTCGTGGGCACTGGGGGTAAAGGCAGACACGGTTCGGCCCGCTGCAGACGTGCTGCCGAGTCCCAGATCACAGCCCGTCCGGTCCGTCTGGCGGGGCGAGCCCCCGTCAGCATGACCTCGGTGTCTCTCCCGCAGCCACGAGCTTTCCTCAAGCGTCCGGACCGTGGGCGCCCTCTTCCCCGCCACGTGCAGATGATCTGCGTGGGGTATTtggagggcggggaggggtgcCCGCGTTCGGCATTGGTTAGGGAAGGAGGCACGCGCTCAGAGCAGgggcagccctgcccccaccgccACCCTGTCCCCAGGGCGCCTGTGACAGCCAGGTCACGCTGGCACGCGGCCTAGGGAGACGACAGGTCGGCCTCCAAGCGTCTGCGTGCACAGGTCCACGTGGAATTGCACCCTGCACACGAGCTTGGTCCTGTTGCTTAACGTGAGGACGCGGAGACGTCGCCTGTGACCGTCCCGTACTTCACGTGTCGGTAACAGGTCACTTCAGCCCCGGACACGCTCCAACCATGGGAACATCTCATTCACTTAGAAACGTTGTGACCACGCGACGGCCCCGCGTGGTGGCCACGGagcggccccgccccgcctctgGGCCGGCAGTGTTTGCTGGAAAGCCGCGCCGTGCTGGCGGTCCCCTGTGTCTGCTTCCCCTGCTCTGTGGCGGCTGTGGCGGGACCTGGGGCGTCCACACGGGACCCACGGCCTTCTAGGCCAGACTTTTGTCTCGTGCGTGACCACCCAGGGCAGAGTTCTGGCTCCTCAACTCATTGCTGTCCCTTCCCGTCCTGGCTTGCTTCTGACGGCAGCACCTCCCGGCCTGCGCTGGCGTCCGCGGCGTTCTTGACCTTGAGGGTAAATCAGAACGTGTGCCCCCTCCGGGCCTCTGAGTTCCCCTGCCCGGGACAGCACTCGCAGCCGTGCCCAGAGCCCGCTGTTTATGTTCCTGGGGGAGCACCCGACCCTGCCTGCCTGTTTTGCCTTTTCCCATTTGAAACTGGAAAGTAGGAGGAGCTAAGTCCGAGGGAGGTCCCAGCCTCGGCTCCTGGGGGCCTGATCCTGCCACCTTGAACATGACCTCGCCCCCACTGTGTCTTGAGCGCCTGTGGGCTCCCGGGCCCCAGGAACGGGTTGCTGCCAGGAGATGGACGGTGACGGGGCCCCTGGCTCCTTCACTCCGTTAGGACTGCCCCGGGATCTTCTCGGCTGGCCTGGACCTGACGGAGATGTGCGGGAAGAGCCAAGCGCACTATGCCGAGTACTGGAGGGCCGTGCAGGAGCTGTGGCTGCGGCTCTACCTGTCCAACCTGGTGCTGATTGCTGCCATCAACGTGAGTGTCCCCACTCCTGAGTGGCCTCGCTGGCTCACCAGAGCCAGCCCAGCGCACGGGGGGGCATGAAGAGCTCCTGTCCTTGGGAAGGCTGGGAAGGGAACAGTTGGGGGAGACCCTCGGATGTGCACAGGGGAGCCTCCGCTGCAGACAGGCGTGACCTGGTGACGGGGTACTTcgcggggcgggggcagggaccAGGGCACGTGGTCGACGCGGCCCAGCAGGAGGGCTTGTATAGGGAGAGGGGCTTGAGGAGGGGATCAGATTCACATCTGGGAACATCGTTCCTGTCTGCCCTCGAGAAGGTAGGGGCTGTTCACGCTCAGGAACCGGTGTGCCTGAAGACAGGGGACACCCCAGGTGAGGTGCCAGAAGGGTCTGAGCCAGGGGACGGGAGGGTGGCGAGAGTCAGGACGACCCACGAGGCGCGTGACAGCCGACGGCAGCTTGCCGTCTCTGTTCAAGGCAGTGCGGTGCGTGAGATGAGGGCGGTGTGAGTTTGGGGTTCCCAGGACATCCCGCTGGGGATGGCGATGGGTCCCGTGGGCCGTGACAGGTTGTGACCACTCCGGCCGGATGCTAGTTTGGCGTTTTAGCATCCGGACCGAAGCCGTGAAAAGAAAGACGGCTTGCCACCCAGACAGGAGGGAGATTTTCTGGCCCCCGAGAGCTGGTGGCCCTACGAGGTGACGGGGCTGACGGGCAAGCCCGAGTCCGTGTGGTGCACGGCCAGCCCAGCCGGTGTGGGTGCAGCACCCCGGGGGCGCACACCCACCGTGGGACCTGGCTCTCCGGAGCGCGGTCGGGATGCGCCCCCGCAGCACCAGAGCCAGACGGCGCATCTTCCCCCGCAGGGAGTCAGCCCTGCGGGAGGCTGCTTGATCAACCTCACCTGTGACTACCGCGTCCTGGCGGACAACCCCAAGTACAACATCGGGCTGAACGAGACTCTGCTGGGCATCGTCGCCCCCTTCTGGTAAGGCCGGGGGCTGGGCCCGCACTCCGCTCTGCCCTGGGCGAGCCCGTCTGCCTGGGAGCCTCCAGCAAGCGAATTGTGTTCCAGGTTTAAAGACACCCTGGTGAACACCGTCGGCCACCGCATGGCAGAGCGCGCCCTGCAGCTGGGGCTGCTCTTCCCGCCCGCGGAGGCCCTGCGGGTGGGCATCGTAGACCAGGTGGTGCCCGAGGACCAAGTGCACAGCACGGCACTGTCGGTGATGGCCCAGTGGCTGGCCATTCCAggtgaggggcacagggaggggctgCAGGTGTGCGCACCGACGGGCGAGCCTCCCCCCGCCACGGCCGGATGCTCTGGTGAGACCAGAGCCTTCACGCCAAGGTGCTCCGTGCAAGTCGTGGACGTGCCATTTATAAGAGCAGACTTAGTGTCCTGAGGTCACTGTAACAGATGACCCCGAGGTGGGAGGAggtgcttaaaacaacaaaatgtgtTCTCAAAGTCAGCAGACCAGGAGACCAAAATCAGTGTTGGGGCAGGGCGGTGCTCTCTCCAGAGGCCCTAGGGGAGGCTCCTTCCTGCCACTGGGGGCTCCAgatattccttggcttgtagatgcgtCGCGCCCAGCTCcgctttcccctttccccttcacATGGCCTCCAGTTGCACAccccccccctttctcctctTAGGACGTTTGtggcatttagggcccaccctaaaaCCCACGATGACCTCATTCCATCTACCTCCACAGAAACCcctttccaaataaggccacaggCACAGATTCTAGAGCTGCGCTGTGGACTTGTATGGATCTTTTGGGGGGTCCACTGTTCAACCCACTGCACAAGTAGAAACAGCCTGCGTGTCCGTTTATAGAAATAGGGCTGGTGACGTCAGCTGTGACGGAGCCCGGAGGTCAGCGGACCGTGTCTAAAGGGCCGGGTGGATCTTCAGCCTGGTGGGTCAGTGTCCGCCACACTGTGGTGTCGGAGCACGGAGGCCGCCAGAGCCCGTGTGTGTTCAGTAGAACGGGCGCCCCTGATACCTAAATTTCATATAATCTTCACGTGtcccaaaaatgtctttttttcagttctttttttccaattatataaaaatgtaaaaaccggggcaccttggtggctcagtaggttaagcgtccgactcttgatctcagctcagggtctCGAGCTCAGggtcgtgcgttcaagccccacgttgggctctgccgtgggtgtgaagcctactttaaaaaaaaaaaaaaaaaaaggagaaacgaTTCTTAGCTCACGGGCCACGGGGGCcaggtttgctgacccctgacaCAGACACACGGCTACATGCTGTGCCGCTGTTATTTACGTCGTAAGAGAACCTGTAGTGGAGGGAAACTATCCCCCATAGTATACTTGAGTGAGAATAACAGGATAAAAGGCAAGGCACCCTGGATGTTTTTCAAGGAAATGGGTAGGCAGTGGGGAAcaggtgattttcatttttttctttgcttagttGTATTTTCTCAGTGTCCTGGCAGAGCTTCTGTTGGAAGTCTCTCGGAAAGGTTGGGCACGATACGACCGTCTTGGGGTGGGTTCTCACACACGGACCCCTTTCTGTAGACCACGCTCGACAGCTGACCAAGAATCTGATGCGCAAGCCCACAGCCGACCGCCTGGTCAAACAGCGCGACGCGGACATCCAGTACTTCCTCCAGTTCATCTCCAGGGACTCCATCCAAAAGTCCCTGCGCGTGTACTTAGACAAGCTCAGACAGAAGAAAGGCTAGGGTCCGGGCCGCGCACGCGGGGTTTGCACCACATGTGGCCTTCTGGGGGCCCTCTTCTTCCAGTAGGTTTTAAGCAAGGTATTTTCCGATTTCAAGGTACTTTCAGCTCTTGGTCTCGCTGGTCTGTTCCTGGTAGCTAGTATCCCAAGGCCACTGCCCCCCAAGAGCGCCTTTTCCGCCTGGCAAGTGGGCACGGCGGATCGGGGGGCGGCATCTCTGTTGGGGAACCGTGAACTGGCAGGAGGGGCAGTGCAGGATTCAGCGACATCGCTGCTGAATGTCCCCTTTCCCCGAGCAGAAGTGTGAATAAAGTCCTCACGTTGTCCCGTAACTGGCTGCCCGGCCGCCTGACTGCTAGGGGCACGTGACCAGCCCGGTGTGGGCCGGTGAGCCGCACGGGACCCCCAGAGGAAAGCACTCTGGCCACCCCATCTGCCTGTTTGCGTGGAGGGGGCACAAAGGTTCAGAGACCGGGTGcttgggaagcagggaggggtgaGCCCGTCTGTGCCACAAGCGCCCCGGCCTTACTTTAGAAAGGTGACCTGAGAAAAAGTCACGCGGGCTCTTGAAGCAAACGTATGTCCTCCACACAGTTCAGGCCAGTTCCCAAAGTTGCCAAACGTGAGATGTTTCCCAAACCAGCAACCTCCCTGGGCCTGTCAGTCTCACCctgtcccccattcatgctcgttCCCGATCCTGATCCACAGGCCACAGTTCTCCCCAAGTCTTTGTCCAGCCCAGGGCTCCTGAGAAGGAACCCGCCCCGCCTGGGCGAGGCGTCCTGCCTGCTCGcccctgagggagagagagggcggcAGGGACTGTGAGGTTGGCCCTGTCAGCACTGcccgcatgtgtgtgtgtgtgtgtgtgtgtgtgtgtgtgtgtgtgtgtgtccccagctGCGCTCAGCACGAGTCCTCGGACGCATTTACGGTTGGCACGGAGGGAAAGCAAGCACACTCGGGAGCTGCATTCTAGAGCCTGGTCTGGAGGGCGTCAGTTCCCAGCAGGGTGTGACACGGGTGGGCCGGGCCATCCCTGTTCCCCTAGAGGGCTGGGACCTGGGACCCACTGGGCTGCAGCACCAAAGTCTGGGCCTCACAGGGGTGGAGTCCTAAGAAAGGACACGGAGGCCTTGAAGCCGACCATTGTGTGGTCCTGGCTAAGCGCTCACTCCCGTTTATTGAGCACAGCCACGCGCCCGGCACCCTGTAGGTGCTCCTCACAAGGAGGAGAGATGTCgtagcccattttacagatggggagacaggCTGAGTGGGCCTGTGATGTGTCCACAGCCTCTTGTccagccagccctgccccacGGCTTGCTGGGGCTTGGCCAGCCATCCGGAAGGAGATCTGTGGGGGCCAGAGTCCTCCTCAGGTCGAGTCTGGAGGCAGCGGGCCCTGACCAGGCCTTGAAGGTTTTCAGTGGGACTTCAGGGTCACCTCCACAGGAAAATGGTCACTGATGGCAAGGgcctggagggagaggaagtggggCCTGCTGGGCAGCCTCTCCTCCCTTGCAGgctccaccccctccacctcccacccctccacacccccacaccccgccccggggggggggggggggccgcggGCATCTACAGACCACTGTGCTGCCTGCAGGTGGCATGGGGCACGGACTGGGGACCCCACTCCAGAAGAGGCCAAGGGCATCTCCTCCCGCCATCCCACAATTGTTCCTTTCGGCTAGAACTGAGCCCCTAAGGGTGCTTCCGAGACACTAGTGCGGGGAGGGGCGCCCCCGGCCCTGGGCAGCAAGACACTGGCCACCCCCACACCCgtcagttcccccccccccccacgcccaccTGAGTCTGGTCCAGGCCGAACTCCTCCTGGAAGTCGTGCACAGCGGCCGACTGGGGCTTCAGGCTCCTGCGCAGGCGGGCGCCGCACACCACGATGCGGTCGTAGGCGCAGTCCGAGTTGCCCACCGTGGTGTCCGCGCTGTCCGGGATGAGCCACTTGAAGACCTCGCTGCTGCGCAGGCGGATTGCCGGCCAGTCCTGCGCCCTCACGTAGCTGCAGTCCGCATTGAAGTCGCCCAAGAACAGCAAGTCCTGCGGGGCCGCGAAGCCGGGGCTGAGCCCGCGAGAGGgacgcgccccccacccccaccccggacgCGCCCGCTGGGGGCGGGAGCGGGACTTACGTCGGTGCCCCATTTGTCGATCACGTCCAGGTACACGTCGTAGAGAGCGTCGATCTCCGCCACGGCCTGGTGCGGCGCCGCGTGCAGCGGGATCAGCACGAGCTCCCCGGCAGCTGCGGAAGGCGCGTGTCagaagcgggggtggggcggggcgggggcggggccgcggaaggggaggggcggggccttaCCCGAGCCGGGGGCGGAGAACTTGACCACGAAAGGTTCCCGGCTGAAGGCGTCCTCCGGGTCCGGGTACTGGTACGTGTCCACCACCGACACCGCGTCCTTCCTGGGGGAAGGAGACTGGTGGTGGCGCTGAGCcggccccctcctgccctgcgCGCCCaggccccgccgccccgcccctcaCCTGTAGACGAAAAGGTACATTTCTTTGTACTGGTCCCGACCCAGGGGCTCGCTGCTCACGAAGCTGTACTCGTGCCTGGACAGGCTGCGGAGACAAGGGCCAGGCCCGCGGTCAAGTCACCCGCCGGGCCCTGCGAGCCCGGCCTGGACTCCGAACGCTGGACCCTGTCCCCCGCACCTGTTGATCTGCTCCATGAGCGCGGACACGGCGCTCAGGTCCGGGTCTCGCACCTCCTGCACCAGCGTGATGTCATAGCCAGCCACGATCTGGGGGAGGGACCGGCAGGTGCGGGGTCACGCGCCGGCGGAATCACCGGAGAAGCCCAGCTGTGGCCCCGCCTCCCGGCCCCTGGCCTCACTTGCGCAATGACACCGCCGCAGGCTGGGTCCGACACTTTGCTGTCGCCAAAGCTCTGGATGTTGAAGGCTCCGATGCGCAGCGCCGCGGCCCCGGCGGCCCCCAGCGCCCAGAGCGCGGCCATTAGGGCGCGGAACCCACCCATGGCGCGGAGCGGGCGGCTGGGAGTGACAGAGACGCTCCTGAGCTCGAATCTGGAGTCAGACACACCAAGCCGCCC
This window encodes:
- the ECI1 gene encoding enoyl-CoA delta isomerase 1, mitochondrial isoform X2 produces the protein MALMVGARVLARNLLRPWSRLPHAVPGRTGPAAGGGDGVRCFGSPRVLVETDPAKGVAVIKLKNPPVNSLSLEVLTEFVISLEKLENDKTFRGVILTSDCPGIFSAGLDLTEMCGKSQAHYAEYWRAVQELWLRLYLSNLVLIAAINGVSPAGGCLINLTCDYRVLADNPKYNIGLNETLLGIVAPFWFKDTLVNTVGHRMAERALQLGLLFPPAEALRVGIVDQVVPEDQVHSTALSVMAQWLAIPETPFQIRPQAQILELRCGLVWIFWGVHCSTHCTSRNSLRVRL
- the ECI1 gene encoding enoyl-CoA delta isomerase 1, mitochondrial isoform X1, whose product is MALMVGARVLARNLLRPWSRLPHAVPGRTGPAAGGGDGVRCFGSPRVLVETDPAKGVAVIKLKNPPVNSLSLEVLTEFVISLEKLENDKTFRGVILTSDCPGIFSAGLDLTEMCGKSQAHYAEYWRAVQELWLRLYLSNLVLIAAINGVSPAGGCLINLTCDYRVLADNPKYNIGLNETLLGIVAPFWFKDTLVNTVGHRMAERALQLGLLFPPAEALRVGIVDQVVPEDQVHSTALSVMAQWLAIPDHARQLTKNLMRKPTADRLVKQRDADIQYFLQFISRDSIQKSLRVYLDKLRQKKG
- the ECI1 gene encoding enoyl-CoA delta isomerase 1, mitochondrial isoform X3; its protein translation is MAQDLADGLLIKARSHLPPPSEPLGKLSKRDRKGVAVIKLKNPPVNSLSLEVLTEFVISLEKLENDKTFRGVILTSDCPGIFSAGLDLTEMCGKSQAHYAEYWRAVQELWLRLYLSNLVLIAAINGVSPAGGCLINLTCDYRVLADNPKYNIGLNETLLGIVAPFWFKDTLVNTVGHRMAERALQLGLLFPPAEALRVGIVDQVVPEDQVHSTALSVMAQWLAIPDHARQLTKNLMRKPTADRLVKQRDADIQYFLQFISRDSIQKSLRVYLDKLRQKKG
- the DNASE1L2 gene encoding deoxyribonuclease-1-like 2, which codes for MGMGCLYLGLSFPTMEKGHGKPSAPLGRHGDAGNLCVKRSHRPPWPRGWGGEGRLGVSDSRFELRSVSVTPSRPLRAMGGFRALMAALWALGAAGAAALRIGAFNIQSFGDSKVSDPACGGVIAQIVAGYDITLVQEVRDPDLSAVSALMEQINSLSRHEYSFVSSEPLGRDQYKEMYLFVYRKDAVSVVDTYQYPDPEDAFSREPFVVKFSAPGSAAGELVLIPLHAAPHQAVAEIDALYDVYLDVIDKWGTDDLLFLGDFNADCSYVRAQDWPAIRLRSSEVFKWLIPDSADTTVGNSDCAYDRIVVCGARLRRSLKPQSAAVHDFQEEFGLDQTQALAISDHFPVEVTLKSH